A window of the Camelus dromedarius isolate mCamDro1 chromosome 5, mCamDro1.pat, whole genome shotgun sequence genome harbors these coding sequences:
- the LOC105105988 gene encoding cytochrome c oxidase assembly factor 8 isoform X3, producing MAALRPGRKTLLPVLCRAFTGRGCQLAPERGTERRDAAPSRISRFCPPRKSCHDWIGPPDKYSNLRPVHFYIPENESPLEQKLRELRQETQEWNQQFWANQNLTFHKEKEEFIHSRLKAKGLGLRAESGQKATLNAEEMADFYKEFLSKNFRKHMYYNRDWYKRNIAITFFMGKVALERIWNKLRLKQKKTSS from the exons ATGGCGGCTTTACGGCCTGGGAGGAAGACCCTTCTCCCTGTTCTCTGCCGCGCCTTCACAGGCCGCGGCTGTCAGCTCGCCCCCGAGCGCGGCACCGAGCGCAGGGATGCGGCGCCCAGCCGG ATCTCAAGATTCTGCCCTCCGAGAAAATCTTGCCATGATTGGATAGGACCCCCAGATAAATATTCAAACCTTCGACCTGTTCACTTTTACATCCCTGAAAATGAATCACCATTAgaacaaaagctgagagaattaAGACAAGAAACACAAGAATGGAACCAACAGTTCTGGGCAAACCAGAATTTGACTTTTCATAAG gaaaaagaagaatttattcACTCAAGACTAAAAGCTAAAGGCCTGGGACTGAGAGCTGAATCAG gTCAAAAAGCAACACTGAATGCAGAAGAAATGGCTGACTTTTACAaggaatttttaagtaaaaattttcgGAAGCACATGTATTATAACAG GGACTGGTACAAACGTAATATTGCCATCACCTTCTTCATGGGAAAAGTGGCCCTGGAGAGGATTTGGAACAAGCTTAGACTGAAACAAAAGAAGACCAGCAGTTAG
- the LOC105105988 gene encoding cytochrome c oxidase assembly factor 8 isoform X1, with protein sequence MKMLTNGVEWAADEIKISRFCPPRKSCHDWIGPPDKYSNLRPVHFYIPENESPLEQKLRELRQETQEWNQQFWANQNLTFHKEKEEFIHSRLKAKGLGLRAESGQKATLNAEEMADFYKEFLSKNFRKHMYYNRDWYKRNIAITFFMGKVALERIWNKLRLKQKKTSS encoded by the exons ATGAAAATGTTGACTAACGGTGTGGAATGGGCTGCAGATGAAATAAAG ATCTCAAGATTCTGCCCTCCGAGAAAATCTTGCCATGATTGGATAGGACCCCCAGATAAATATTCAAACCTTCGACCTGTTCACTTTTACATCCCTGAAAATGAATCACCATTAgaacaaaagctgagagaattaAGACAAGAAACACAAGAATGGAACCAACAGTTCTGGGCAAACCAGAATTTGACTTTTCATAAG gaaaaagaagaatttattcACTCAAGACTAAAAGCTAAAGGCCTGGGACTGAGAGCTGAATCAG gTCAAAAAGCAACACTGAATGCAGAAGAAATGGCTGACTTTTACAaggaatttttaagtaaaaattttcgGAAGCACATGTATTATAACAG GGACTGGTACAAACGTAATATTGCCATCACCTTCTTCATGGGAAAAGTGGCCCTGGAGAGGATTTGGAACAAGCTTAGACTGAAACAAAAGAAGACCAGCAGTTAG
- the LOC105105988 gene encoding cytochrome c oxidase assembly factor 8 isoform X2 has translation MAALRPGRKTLLPVLCRAFTGRGCQLAPERGTERRDAAPSRISRFCPPRKSCHDWIGPPDKYSNLRPVHFYIPENESPLEQKLRELRQETQEWNQQFWANQNLTFHKEKEEFIHSRLKAKGLGLRAESGQKATLNAEEMADFYKEFLSKNFRKHMYYNRC, from the exons ATGGCGGCTTTACGGCCTGGGAGGAAGACCCTTCTCCCTGTTCTCTGCCGCGCCTTCACAGGCCGCGGCTGTCAGCTCGCCCCCGAGCGCGGCACCGAGCGCAGGGATGCGGCGCCCAGCCGG ATCTCAAGATTCTGCCCTCCGAGAAAATCTTGCCATGATTGGATAGGACCCCCAGATAAATATTCAAACCTTCGACCTGTTCACTTTTACATCCCTGAAAATGAATCACCATTAgaacaaaagctgagagaattaAGACAAGAAACACAAGAATGGAACCAACAGTTCTGGGCAAACCAGAATTTGACTTTTCATAAG gaaaaagaagaatttattcACTCAAGACTAAAAGCTAAAGGCCTGGGACTGAGAGCTGAATCAG gTCAAAAAGCAACACTGAATGCAGAAGAAATGGCTGACTTTTACAaggaatttttaagtaaaaattttcgGAAGCACATGTATTATAACAG gtGTTAG